In a genomic window of Parambassis ranga chromosome 24, fParRan2.1, whole genome shotgun sequence:
- the prpf39 gene encoding pre-mRNA-processing factor 39 isoform X2 yields the protein MEDTDLEHSEETITGMLDTESHAMESNGDAFLPDLPVLGQTAEWSLGQVAPEPLSNTLPEDSDASQDAPGKEQQPNQHMAGTELGAVDKAVEQFQLASAQLFQQEQPPPPPQPTEESAGSQQGSHEMSVEPTAVTQDSSQDGTEVQQMAEDGMELEEPSKETTQDFIAPAEPELPSEFEKLFKACEENPEDFNGWVYLLQYVEQENVLTAVRKAFDVFFLRYPYCYGYWKKYADIEKKHGNIQVAEEVYRRGLQAIPLSVDLWLHYLTFIKENSDLTDPETEGRIRASYEHAVLAAGTDFRSDRLWESYVTWETEQQKLANVTAIYDRILGIPTQLYSQHFQRFKEHVQSNNPKHFLTEEEFVQLRVELSKASLSAIVGEDGEKQVEEDLPPGTEDLADPAKRVTEIENMRHKVIEGRQEVFNHNEHEVSKRWAFEEGIKRPYFHVKALEKTQLNNWNEYLDFEIENGTPERVVVLFERCLIACALYEEFWAKYAKYLEGYSTDGVRHVYKKACTMHLPRKPSIHLLWAAFEEQQGNLDEAREIFKSMEATIPGLAMVRLRRVSLERRHGNLEEAEALLREAMESAKNATETSFYAVKLARQLMKVQRSLSKARKVLLDAIEKDQTSSKLYLNLLELEYSGDVIQNEAEILACFDRALKSPMPLESRLLFSQRKVEFLEDFGTDINMLVAAMEEQQKLQKECESTKRKAENGYDSSQEPDAKRQRADDGSSGALNTMTDAQASNSAYNYNWYQQQYGSWGQNSWGQYNQYAQYNQYYPPPPT from the exons ACTTGGAGCACTCTGAGGAGACCATTACTGGAATGCTAGACACTGAGTCCCATGCCATGGAGAGCAATGGGGATGCCTTTCTACCTGACCTTCCTGTTTTAGGACAAACAGCTGAATGGTCCCTCGGCCAAGTTGCGCCAGAGCCACTCTCCAACACCTTGCCTGAGGACTCAGATGCGTCCCAGGATGCCCCTGGGAAAGAGCAACAACCAAATCAACATATGGCTGGCACAGAGCTGGGGGCTGTGGACAAGGCTGTGGAGCAATTTCAGCTTGCCAGTGCTCAGCTCTTTCAACAGGAGCAGCCGCCACCTCCACCACAGCCCACAGAAGAGTCTGCAGGGTCTCAGCAGGGAAGCCATGAGATGAGTGTGGAACCAACGGCCGTTACACAGGACAGCAGTCAAG ATGGGACTGAGGTACAGCAGATGGCAGAGGATGGTATGGAGCTGGAAGAACCATCCAAAGAAACAACGCAAGATTTTATTGCTCCTGCAGAGCCAGAGCTGCCGTCAGAGTTTGAAAAACTCTTTAAAGCATGTGAAGAGAACCCAGAAGACTTCAATGGTTGGGTCTACTTGCTGCAGTATGTAGAGCAAGAG AATGTCCTTACAGCTGTGAGAAAGGCATTTGATGTATTCTTCCTCCGTTATCCTTACTGCTATGGTTACTGGAAGAAGTATGCTGATATTGAGAAAAAGCATGGCAATATACAGGTTGCAGAAGAG GTATACAGGAGAGGCTTGCAGGCCATCCCTCTCAGTGTGGACCTGTGGCTGCACTACCTGACCTTCATCAAAGAGAACTCAGATCTTACTGACCCAGAGACTGAGGGACGCATTCGAGC ctcCTATGAACACGCAGTGCTCGCAGCAGGCACAGACTTTCGCTCAGACCGTCTGTGGGAGTCCTACGTAACCTGGGAGACAGAGCAACAGAAGCTGGCCAATGTCACTGCCATCTATGATCGCATCTTGGGTATCCCAACCCAGCTGTATTCCCAACACTTCCAAAG GTTCAAAGAGCACGTGCAAAGCAACAACCCCAAACACTTCTTGACAGAAGAAGAGTTTGTTCAGCTGAGGGTCGAGCTCTCTAAAGCCAGTCTATCTGCAATAGTCGGTGAAGATGGAGAGAAACAAGTTGAGGAGGACCTACCGCCTGGGACAGAGGATCTTGCAGATCCTGCAAAG AGGGTCACCGAGATTGAGAACATGCGCCACAAGGTGATCGAGGGTCGACAGGAAGTGTTCAACCACAATGAACATGAAGTCAGCAAGCGCTGGGCCTTTGAGGAAGGG ATTAAGAGACCATACTTCCACGTGAAAGCCTTAGAGAAGACTCAGCTGAACAACTGGAATGAATACCTGGACTTCGAAATTGAAAACGGGACTCCGGAGAGGGTGGTTGTACTTTTTGAACGATGCCTCATCGCGTGTGCGCTCTACGAGGAGTTCTGGGCAAAG TATGCAAAGTATCTAGAGGGCTACAGCACTGATGGTGTCAGACATGTCTACAAGAAGGCGTGTACCATGCATCTGCCCAGAAAACCATCCATTCATCTGCTGTGGGCAGCCTTTGAGGAGCAGCAAG GCAACTTGGATGAGGCCCGtgagatcttcaagtccatggAGGCAACAATCCCAGGATTGGCCATGGTGCGCCTTAGGAGGGTCAGTCTGGAGCGTCGCCACGGTAACTTGGAGGAAGCTGAGGCGCTTTTGAGGGAGGCAATGGAGTCAGCGAAGAATGCTACTGAGACATCATTCTATGCGGTGAAGCTGGCCAGGCAGCTGATGAAGGTGCAGAGAAGTCTGAGCAAGGCCAGGAAGGTGCTGCTAGATGCTATTGAAAAGGACCAG ACAAGTTCAAAACTTTACCTGAACCTGCTTGAGCTGGAATACAGTGGAGATGTGATCCAGAATGAGGCTGAGATATTGGCTTGTTTCGACCGAGCCCTGAAGAGCCCAATGCCTCTGGAATCTCGGCTCCTCTTCTCCCAGCGCAAGGTGGAGTTCCTGGAAGATTTTGGCACAGACATCAATAT GCTTGTTGCTGCAATGGAGGAGCAACAGAAACTACAGAAAGAATGTGAATCAACAAAAAGGAAGGCGGAGAATGGATATGACAG CTCTCAAGAACCTGATGCCAAGAGACAGCGTGCGGATGATGGTTCTTCGGGGGCCTTAAATACAATGACAGACGCGCAGGCAAGCAACTCTGCATACAACTACAATTGGTACCAG CAGCAATATGGCAGCTGGGGACAAAACTCCTGGGGGCAATACAACCAATATGCCCAGTACAACCAGTACTACCCCCCTCCTCCTACATGA
- the prpf39 gene encoding pre-mRNA-processing factor 39 isoform X1, whose translation MEDTADLEHSEETITGMLDTESHAMESNGDAFLPDLPVLGQTAEWSLGQVAPEPLSNTLPEDSDASQDAPGKEQQPNQHMAGTELGAVDKAVEQFQLASAQLFQQEQPPPPPQPTEESAGSQQGSHEMSVEPTAVTQDSSQDGTEVQQMAEDGMELEEPSKETTQDFIAPAEPELPSEFEKLFKACEENPEDFNGWVYLLQYVEQENVLTAVRKAFDVFFLRYPYCYGYWKKYADIEKKHGNIQVAEEVYRRGLQAIPLSVDLWLHYLTFIKENSDLTDPETEGRIRASYEHAVLAAGTDFRSDRLWESYVTWETEQQKLANVTAIYDRILGIPTQLYSQHFQRFKEHVQSNNPKHFLTEEEFVQLRVELSKASLSAIVGEDGEKQVEEDLPPGTEDLADPAKRVTEIENMRHKVIEGRQEVFNHNEHEVSKRWAFEEGIKRPYFHVKALEKTQLNNWNEYLDFEIENGTPERVVVLFERCLIACALYEEFWAKYAKYLEGYSTDGVRHVYKKACTMHLPRKPSIHLLWAAFEEQQGNLDEAREIFKSMEATIPGLAMVRLRRVSLERRHGNLEEAEALLREAMESAKNATETSFYAVKLARQLMKVQRSLSKARKVLLDAIEKDQTSSKLYLNLLELEYSGDVIQNEAEILACFDRALKSPMPLESRLLFSQRKVEFLEDFGTDINMLVAAMEEQQKLQKECESTKRKAENGYDSSQEPDAKRQRADDGSSGALNTMTDAQASNSAYNYNWYQQQYGSWGQNSWGQYNQYAQYNQYYPPPPT comes from the exons CAGACTTGGAGCACTCTGAGGAGACCATTACTGGAATGCTAGACACTGAGTCCCATGCCATGGAGAGCAATGGGGATGCCTTTCTACCTGACCTTCCTGTTTTAGGACAAACAGCTGAATGGTCCCTCGGCCAAGTTGCGCCAGAGCCACTCTCCAACACCTTGCCTGAGGACTCAGATGCGTCCCAGGATGCCCCTGGGAAAGAGCAACAACCAAATCAACATATGGCTGGCACAGAGCTGGGGGCTGTGGACAAGGCTGTGGAGCAATTTCAGCTTGCCAGTGCTCAGCTCTTTCAACAGGAGCAGCCGCCACCTCCACCACAGCCCACAGAAGAGTCTGCAGGGTCTCAGCAGGGAAGCCATGAGATGAGTGTGGAACCAACGGCCGTTACACAGGACAGCAGTCAAG ATGGGACTGAGGTACAGCAGATGGCAGAGGATGGTATGGAGCTGGAAGAACCATCCAAAGAAACAACGCAAGATTTTATTGCTCCTGCAGAGCCAGAGCTGCCGTCAGAGTTTGAAAAACTCTTTAAAGCATGTGAAGAGAACCCAGAAGACTTCAATGGTTGGGTCTACTTGCTGCAGTATGTAGAGCAAGAG AATGTCCTTACAGCTGTGAGAAAGGCATTTGATGTATTCTTCCTCCGTTATCCTTACTGCTATGGTTACTGGAAGAAGTATGCTGATATTGAGAAAAAGCATGGCAATATACAGGTTGCAGAAGAG GTATACAGGAGAGGCTTGCAGGCCATCCCTCTCAGTGTGGACCTGTGGCTGCACTACCTGACCTTCATCAAAGAGAACTCAGATCTTACTGACCCAGAGACTGAGGGACGCATTCGAGC ctcCTATGAACACGCAGTGCTCGCAGCAGGCACAGACTTTCGCTCAGACCGTCTGTGGGAGTCCTACGTAACCTGGGAGACAGAGCAACAGAAGCTGGCCAATGTCACTGCCATCTATGATCGCATCTTGGGTATCCCAACCCAGCTGTATTCCCAACACTTCCAAAG GTTCAAAGAGCACGTGCAAAGCAACAACCCCAAACACTTCTTGACAGAAGAAGAGTTTGTTCAGCTGAGGGTCGAGCTCTCTAAAGCCAGTCTATCTGCAATAGTCGGTGAAGATGGAGAGAAACAAGTTGAGGAGGACCTACCGCCTGGGACAGAGGATCTTGCAGATCCTGCAAAG AGGGTCACCGAGATTGAGAACATGCGCCACAAGGTGATCGAGGGTCGACAGGAAGTGTTCAACCACAATGAACATGAAGTCAGCAAGCGCTGGGCCTTTGAGGAAGGG ATTAAGAGACCATACTTCCACGTGAAAGCCTTAGAGAAGACTCAGCTGAACAACTGGAATGAATACCTGGACTTCGAAATTGAAAACGGGACTCCGGAGAGGGTGGTTGTACTTTTTGAACGATGCCTCATCGCGTGTGCGCTCTACGAGGAGTTCTGGGCAAAG TATGCAAAGTATCTAGAGGGCTACAGCACTGATGGTGTCAGACATGTCTACAAGAAGGCGTGTACCATGCATCTGCCCAGAAAACCATCCATTCATCTGCTGTGGGCAGCCTTTGAGGAGCAGCAAG GCAACTTGGATGAGGCCCGtgagatcttcaagtccatggAGGCAACAATCCCAGGATTGGCCATGGTGCGCCTTAGGAGGGTCAGTCTGGAGCGTCGCCACGGTAACTTGGAGGAAGCTGAGGCGCTTTTGAGGGAGGCAATGGAGTCAGCGAAGAATGCTACTGAGACATCATTCTATGCGGTGAAGCTGGCCAGGCAGCTGATGAAGGTGCAGAGAAGTCTGAGCAAGGCCAGGAAGGTGCTGCTAGATGCTATTGAAAAGGACCAG ACAAGTTCAAAACTTTACCTGAACCTGCTTGAGCTGGAATACAGTGGAGATGTGATCCAGAATGAGGCTGAGATATTGGCTTGTTTCGACCGAGCCCTGAAGAGCCCAATGCCTCTGGAATCTCGGCTCCTCTTCTCCCAGCGCAAGGTGGAGTTCCTGGAAGATTTTGGCACAGACATCAATAT GCTTGTTGCTGCAATGGAGGAGCAACAGAAACTACAGAAAGAATGTGAATCAACAAAAAGGAAGGCGGAGAATGGATATGACAG CTCTCAAGAACCTGATGCCAAGAGACAGCGTGCGGATGATGGTTCTTCGGGGGCCTTAAATACAATGACAGACGCGCAGGCAAGCAACTCTGCATACAACTACAATTGGTACCAG CAGCAATATGGCAGCTGGGGACAAAACTCCTGGGGGCAATACAACCAATATGCCCAGTACAACCAGTACTACCCCCCTCCTCCTACATGA